Genomic DNA from Prunus persica cultivar Lovell chromosome G1, Prunus_persica_NCBIv2, whole genome shotgun sequence:
TAGGATATGATGTCTTAGATAAGTATAATTCTGTTGATCTGGGACCGAGTAACGCCTAACTTTAATACCTGCTACCAGGTTCGTGCATATGCTGTCAGTGTTCTTGAAAGAGCTGACGATGAAGAGCTTCAATGTTACTTACTTCAACTGGTTCAGGCTCTTCGGTTTGAGCGCTCTGATAAATCTCGCCTTTCTCATTTCCTTGTGCAACGTGGTATGTGGACAGATACTATCTTCATGTATATACGCACATGCACATACCTTCATGCTACTTataatgtttttctttggagTGTGTGCATGCATGTTCAAGTGCTACACACTTCAGTACTTCACAGTATCAGAAGTTTAATTGTTCATGGCATCCTGATTGTGTCTTTGACTCTGACAGCATTACGAAACATTGAGTTGGCTAGCTTTCTACGCTGGTATGTTGCTGTGGAACTTCATGATCCAGCTTACGCCAAGCGTTTTTACTGTACCTACGAACTACTGGAAGAGAATATGATGAAGGTGAGAGTTTATAAACTTCTGTCATGGGGTCACTTGTTGTGTCTGTTTTTCTTAGGGTATAAATCTGGATCCAATTCTTGAAGAAAGAGCAACAAAAATTGGTGCAACTTTGACACCTTAAAATAACATAAGCATTATTACTGTGGATTCTCCAACCATGAAAGGGAGTTTTTGGGATTGCCCATTTATTGGGCAGATATGATAATGCCTTTTTTAGATTCTTAATTGCTGAAGCCAGTAATGGAAAGGAACCCTACACTAGAGGGGAATTTTCTATAGAAGGCACATGGTTCTGTGCATTGACAAGCCACAAGAAAGGAATGCAGGAATATTGCTAGACTTCTTTTCTTACAGATTAGAATTGCGTTGCTATACCTATACATATATAGGATATGGGTCAATCTACACCAACCTTTACACTGACTCgagaatattaaaaatctataaaattatcCCATTCCTATCTTTTCcatactttatatttatagaCACTCTCACCTAAAAGACAATAAGGATAGGAGTGAAATGATTTttgtcttatttatttatttacattttcATGTCTGAGTAAAGGTTGGTGTTGATTGACTTATATGATTCTTGGTTGTTTATGGATGAAGCAAAGCAATGTTCCACCTATTAAACttggtaataaaataatggcTTCATGCTGGTGAAAATTTTCGTTTGAATACTTGTCTCTGCAATTCAATAACCATATCCACTTTACAACAGTTGTCAGCTGGAATGCATGGAGATGAAGATGGATTTAAATTGTGGCAAAGTTTGGTGCGCCAGACCGAATTGACTGCACAGTTGTGCTCAATTATGAGAGATGTAAGAAATGTACGTGGCAATACCCAGAAGAAGATTGAAAAGCTTAGACAGCTGCTTTCTGGTCTTCTTAGTGAACTTACGTATTTCGAAGAGGTACTACTTTGGTTAATGTTACTTGTCTACTGATCTTGTTTATCTATTAAACTATGAGTTCCATATAACCTCTCCAATTGTATCATTTCCTATGTTGACTGTGTTGGTCTATGAATTTTCTAGCCGATAAGATCACCACTGGCTCCAGGAGTCCTCATCACTGGGATTGTGCCATCTGAGTCATCAATATTCAAAAGTGCCTTGCATCCTTTACGTTTGACTTTCCGAGCAGCAAATGGGGGAAATTGCAAAATCATCTTTAAGAAGGGGGATGATATTCGCCAAGATCAATTGGTAAGTATTCTCCTTCACACAGGCACGCTTGTGCGTGTGCACATGCACAGACATGAGACCCTGATTAAATGGATCTGTGGTTCCTGTAGGTTGTTCAAATGGTATATCTGATGGACCGATTgctgaaattggaaaatcttGATCTGCACTTAACTCCATATAGGGTTCTTGCGACTGGGCAAGATGAAGGAATGCTGGAATTCATACCATCCCGTTCATTAGCACAGGTATTAAGTCCTTTAAAGATGCCTCTTGGATGGAGATGTCTTCTCACTGCTTACAGTAATTGatgtctttgttttgttgtatCTTGACTTGTTTACTAATTTTGACCACAAGAATGTTAAACATGCTGTGTATTTTCTTTCAGTTTTGTTTCCAAATGAAATATTGTCTTGATCATAGCCTGTAAAATTGTTATAATTGGTAAAATGTTCTCCTTTCCAGATTCTCTCAGAGCATAGAAGCATCACAAGCTACCTGCAGAAATTTCATCCAGATGAGCATGGACCGTTTGGCATTACTGCCACCTGTCTGGAAACATTTATAAAGAGCTGCGCTGGCTACTCTGTCATCACATATATACTGGGCATTGGAGACAGGTGAAGATTCAAAGATTATCATGTGCATTGAAACTATCTTGATCCCTAGTTTACTTTTCTAGTCCATGTGTTCAAAATATTCTTGTACTCTCAGAAGGAAACTTTGTGATGTTACAATATTATAGGAAAACCACCACacctaaaagaaaagaaaaagaaaacaaggggTAAAGAGTTATGAGCATTATACAAGTTTGGAACATAGGATCATTTTCTTTGCTCAAGTTCTATATTTCTGCCATATGTATAGTTGACCATTCTGAATCGGTTAATTGTACCAAATATTTGCACTgtgtatcttttttttatttttttatttgttggcCTGAAGTACTATATCTGCACCACGGCTGTTGATTGTGCATTCAGCATATTTTAACATTAGTCTTCTCTGTAGGCATCTTGACAACCTTCTCCTTAGGGATGATGGACGTCTTTTCCATGTTGATTTTGGCTTCATTCTTGGTCGTGATCCAAAGCCATTTCCACCACCAATGAAGCTATGCAAAGAAATGGTTGAGGCTATGGGTGGAGCTGAAAGGTACTTCATGATTAACTTCCTCTCTTcgatgcttttattttttttcgtgTTTGCTAGATGGAGTTGAATTTATGACATGAAATCCATATCATACGGGGTGCAACATTAGCATACAAGAATGCAAAGGGTTGATTACATTTATTTCTTCTGCAGCCAGTACTATACCAGGTTCAAATCCTACTGTTGTGAAGCATACAACATTATTCGCAAATCTAGTAACCTAATCTTGAACCTGTTTCATCTAATGGCGGGTTCCAACATTCCTGACATAGCTTCTGATCCTGAAAAAGGCATCCTCAAGGTTCTTTTATGACTgtaatcttatttttcttttcagtctaaaaaattatgtccttttgttttgatttcgACTCTTTTGATATAATGTAGCTCCAGGAGAAGTTCCGGTTGGATTTGGACGATGAAGCCTGCATACATTTTTTCCAGGATTTAATCAATGAGAGTGTTAGTGCATTGTTTCCTCAAATGGTCGAGACCATTCATCGGTGGGCTCAATACTGGCGCTGATCCTCAAAATAAGTTGGGTGTCATCTACATCTTTGAAATCTATCGGTAATTTCTACTTCTGTTCTTTCTGTTTTCAGTTGTTGCATTCTCTGCAAAAGAGTTCAGCTCATTTTGAACCTTGCTGTCCCTGATGTTGGAGtgggtttatttttttttggctgatTTTACTCTGTGTGGCGCCCGTTCTGCATGTATGTCtgtatttgaaattttctgaTGTGGAGCTACTTTTTTAAATGGACTCAATGGAAACCCTCTTTCATGGTGTGGACGTcattaacataaaaaattcCTATGAATAAGTTGTCGTTAAATAATATGCATTTCAAATTCAGATCTCTTACTCTAGATGCATAAATCCAAACACAATAAAATGAATTTACGTAagtcatttcatttttttacagGTCCAGATCTGAGAGCTCCATCAAGATGGAAGGGATATGCTTGAAACAGAGGAAGCAATATTGTGCATAGCTGtatataaattgtatttttctttcaccTTCTGGTGTAGGTTTGGTCAAAGAAAGACTCAAGATGCAgcatgtaactttttttttttttggtggatgCAGCATGTAACTTAAACGACTAACCttataccccaaaaaaaataaacttaattgaatacctgtatataaattaattgatttacttttatGCCCGTATTAGTTGCCAAGTAGGATCAATTTGTAACACGGTAAATATGTTTGCAAATATTCACACAAAGGAGAAAAATTATGCCAAtaagtgaaaaatattataGAAATACGGatatcaaatataaattcagatgaaaagataaagaatttttttttttaaaaaaaaggaacttgAACTGCATGTCGTTTGATGCGCatagtttatttaattttagcTGCACGTTCAATTCTGTgcctttcaaaattgaaaattgactTTGAATTTGAACCACCAGCGacgctttttcttttatttatcaaaatttaaatatttgtcGGAACAATTAAACCCGTTTGGTTTGGTGGTGGTGACTGCTTTGCATTAAATCCTACggaacattaaaaaaaaaaaaatttaaatcccACGGAACATTGTTAACATTTGGGGGGGCGGGTTTGGGATGAGTCTGGATCTGCCGTCGTTCAAAATcatgcaataaaataatattcatGACTTGGCGGTTGCTGATTGGGCAGGCTATATCACCCGCAGGCTTAACATTTACGCTGTATATCAGGGGCATTTTCGTAGTTTACTCCAAGTACAGAAAATAGTCTTGGAGTTTATAAACCCCCTAGTTGACGATCCTCACCCCCACACATTCACGCGTTGATTTAAAGCTTCTCTCCCCTCcgctctctccctccctcgaTCTCTATCTTTAACTAAGATCCCTCTGCGAAAGCTCATCGAAGGTAAAATCCAAGTCTCAGATCTCGACCTCTCTTCTCTTGCGCTTCAACAATTCTCTGAATTTTCTCGCATTTGATTCATTCTCGGTTCGATTTCACGACTTTTTCGTgcgatttttgttttgaatttcgCACTACTTTTTTCGATTCTGGTCCAATTTAATGTTCATTTCGTGCCTAAATTccgtttagtttttttttactctgATCCGAAGATCATGTGTTTTAATCATTTGGATCTCTATGATTATGCTCGAATTTGTTAATGCTACTTTTGGTAGTTCAATTACAATGCATGAGGAGCTCTCATGGATTTTCTGCATCTCTATGGTGTTAGCTTAGACTTTGTCTCCAGATCCGCTCGATCTGTTGCTGCATGCGCATAATTGCTAGTTTGAGTGCTCCTGTTGCCTAGTTTTAAGTTAGATTTGATTAGATGATATCAACTGCAATCGTTTGGCTCCAGAGCGTTATACCTTTGTCTTTGTCAGTGTTTGATCTGTTGATGCAAATGAATTGGTGCCTCTCAATGTGTAGGGATCCACAGCCGGAATGGGGCTTACATTCACGAAGCTTTTCAGCCGGCTTTTTGCCAAGAAAGAGATGCGAATTCTGATGGTTGGTCTTGATGCTGCTGGTAAGACCACCATCCTCTACAAGCTCAAGCTCGGTGAGATCGTCACAACAATTCCCACCATTGGTGAGTTCTTTCTTCCTCGACCAAGGCAATTCTGTGCTCATTATTGTTATACTTCATAGAATTCTGCATATGAAGATCTGGTGGAAATGAAATTGATATGGCTTAACTATGATGTGATGGAAATGAAATTGTCAGACGAAATTGCAAAATAGTGACGTGTATattctaattaatttaatgttAAATGTAGCTTGAGATCTGAAAGTAGAATGTTGTTTCTTACATGATTTAATAGCAATGGTGATGATTATCGTGCCTGTTTATTGTACCCTAAATCATCTTGAAGTTCAATGAGTTTGCAACTAAGATTATCTTCTACAACTTAACTGTTATTTAAGTTTTCCCCTCTCTTTTTTGGCAAGAATGAATGCAAATGTAAATGTTTTGGTCAAAACCTAAGGGGGCGCATAATTTTTCTTCCCTATCCTCTGTTTGCTTTCAGTTTGAAGATTCTCCTGTTCCTTTATAAAGTTCATTAAATATGCAATTTTAGGATTAAGAAAACAATACTTGATTGACAGGGTTTAATGTGGAGACCGTGGAGTACAAGAACATCAGCTTCACAGTCTGGGATGTCGGGGGTCAGGACAAGGTATGAAGTTTAGTTCTTGTGTTCCGAGTGATGTACAGTTATTAAAAGAAGTTTAAAGTGATGATTTCAGAGTTTgttatactcttttttttttaatctataCGGCTTTGGAAGATTTGACCATTGTGGATGAAAACCCTTTCTTTACTTTCAGATCCGACCTTTGTGGAGGCATTACTTCCAGAACACACAGGGTCTTATCTTTGTTGTGGACAGCAATGACAGAGACCGTGTTGTTGAGGCAAGGGATGAATTGCATAGGATGTTGAATGAGGTATTTTTATCTCCCTTTATTTGCACATTCCAGGATGTTGTAATTTGTGCCAACTTATTTTGAAATCTCATCCTTTCCTAGCTTCAGTATATGAAATTTAGGATTATGAATGGACTTGAAAACTTGTAGATTATAAGAATACATACAATGTTAGGTCTTCTACAAAATAGAGATGATAAAGATCCACCTATATTTCTGTTGTTGGAACTGATCAGCCAGTGGCTTAAGTGGCAGCATGCTTTGCAATTTGGTGGTGTGCTATTGATGCGTGTTGGATCTCGGCAAATTAatcattgttttttctttcaaaatgaacttatTAGTGAGGAAATTAACTGCTTATTCTATAGACATGGCTAATCTTCTATGCTGTGTTGGCTTTGAATTGAGCAATTTAATTCTTATGAATTTGAAGGCTGAATCTTTTGTTCCTGTTACCTGCCCCCATTTCACTTTCCAGGATTTATCTGATTGATGTTGTAGACATTGGGATAATTTATATTCTGTTCCATATTTTAGCTTAATTTGAATAATCTGGTTTCAGGATGAGCTGCGAGATGCCGTGTTGCTTGTATTTGCTAACAAACAAGATCTTCCCAATGCAATGAATGCTGCTGAAATTACTGATAAGCTTGGCCTCCACTCTCTCAGACAGCGTCACTGGTAATCTTTATGAGCCTCATTTCCCTTGTgtgattcatttttttaacCTTTATAAGTCTAATATGGATTGTGTGGTTTTCCAGGTACATCCAGAGCACTTGTGCAACCTCTGGAGAGGGTCTATATGAGGGGCTGGATTGGCTCTCCAACAACATTGCTAACAAGGTACACTATTTTCTATTTcactgtttttaaaaattttgagcATCATGGCAGCCTTTGATGTTGTCCGACTTGCATGACGGTTAAATTCTAAGTTTGAAGGTTGCATATAACAGTTCTCTTTGTGGAAATTCAAATAAGTAGTTAATTATTGTTTGGAACTTTGTGAGATACGGCTTCTCCTTCTGATTTCTTATATTCCTTTTAATTGCAGGCATGATCCTATTggggagtcattttgtggaCTGGAAATTCTGGATGCAGGGGTGAATATTATctagttctttttttctttgagacAAGACGATCGAATTGTTGTTAAATCATCTATTTCTTCCTTCTGGGAGTGGTCTTTTTCATTTAGGACGTTTTAATGGTTATATTGTGATAGAAAGAATGGTTGGTCAAATGTATACatttgagcttttggttgGATTTTGGATACAGTTCGGAGTTGTAGTTGGATTTCAATAGAtgcctcctttttttttctttttttttttcataactgCTCTGAGTTGTAATTGGTTTTGGTTGGATTTTGGATACATGTTTCAAATGTATACATATTTCCAAGTCATGCAAAACCACACTTGAATTAAAGGAGTTGCTTATTAATTGAGGTCCCATTTTTTGGTTCCTTTGGTTTGGGACCCTCCAGAGGAGAAGGGAGACCTCACACTCAcaataaaaatcccatttttgTACCACTTGGAGATGATAGATAGGTGAAGGTTGTACACAAACATCCCCACATAACaacaatgtttgttttttggttaagGTACCCAATATGGGgacttaaattataaaaataccccatataaaatggattttagaaacacacccaaagtccatttacaacataacaaaaaaaacttttaacttcttataaattacaaaactgccatcaatttcttaaaacaagcccaatcctaaaatctcataaaaatacccaaaacacttaatagggcatcaaagtaatttaataattaatattaaattcaataagtccagctgtcattttttgggtttgtttatagaattCAATTgtatagggtttatttataatattagtgttAGAAATAGGTATATCACAAAATATCTCTTTTGTTAATTAGTGGATCCAGGTTATTTTGTAAAGGGAGATTCattattatacccaatataggggctcaaattataaaagtactccatatgaaatggactttagaaacacacccaaatcccatttataacataacaaaaaaaaacttttaacttcttataaattataaaactgccatcaatttcttaaaacaagcccaatcccaaaatctcataaaaatacccaaaacacttaatagggtatcaaagtaatttaataattaatattaaattcaataagaccagctgtcattttttgggttttttttgaatttatttataaaaattcaattgtataaggtttatttataatattagtgttAGAAATAGATATATCACTAAACATCTCTTTTGTAAAGCCGAGAAAACTTGAGAGCTGCTGCACCAGAATTAAGAATTGGATGGGCAGGGCAGGCCAGTTTTCCTTCACTCATTTTTGGGCAGTCAAAAAAGTTGAAGGCGCATGCTATGCTTGTCCATGGAACTTTATATTTGGAGACTTCTCCTGCTATTACATGAGAAAATTTGTTGTCAAAAGTCGGCCCAAACCAGATCTAAATCGGTTTGGATTGGTCCAATTCATTCAGGTATTTTAGTGAAAATCCTAATCGGATTAGACCAAATGAACAATTGATTTCGGTTATGGTTTTAAGTGAGAATCGGGCCTAATCGGATTATATATAGCCCTAGTAAAACGGAAATAGCATTTTTTTGCTATCCCTTCTAAATGGAAAAGTTATTACGCATGACATATCGTGATTGGCCGGAGATAACAAAATAGTGTAGGCCAAATTAAAGCTCAACTTGTAGGCCAAATTAACTCATAATAAAGATAACTTTTTGCCAATGAGGGTTGGTACAGTTGGTAAGATCCTTGCACTATGTATAGCCCCATTAATGTTCGAGTCCAGCTGCCAGCAATTCTCGTTGGTGCGTGATTTGTAATTTCCTACATAAATTCATATTGATGACAACTGGCAATTTGGTGCCACACATAATTCTTTCAGACTTGAGATTGTGGGTTTGTCCTAGTGCTGGTGCTGAGTGAAAGTAGCTAATCTCCCCCTAAACTTtagttcattaaaaaaaaataaaaaaaatagcccTCTACTCTTGCTCTGCCATGCCATTTAACTTGCATTGCATGTGTATTTGAAGATTGATCAAGATTGTTGAGCAAGTACGTATGATCcaagcatttttctttttctttttctttttctttctctttctttttctctttctctttctctttctctgtttgtCCTTCCAGTCATGGTAGGCCCAATTGCCTATTCTGCTTAATTCATGGAGACATGATTCCACTTTGGGGTTTCAGGACTGGTGTGTACATATCAAgcttataataataaaagtgaTATCAAGTGACAAATATGAATATATTACCAAGTTTTAATATCTACTTTTGGACcaagttttttaatttctatcaTATCATTGCTCAGCGAATATAGTAGtagtttatgtttcttttttctttcttagtgCATGGTTATCCATAGATATTTTCAGATTCAGATGATACATTGTAATGTAATCAAAGGGACAGATATTTCTATTAGAtaatgttaattaattaaattacagTACTACCGACTTAATTGATCTTTTCTTTTACGTTCATATTAAGGGGACTAGTTCACCTTTCTATTGTATTTCATTCAACATtgcaccaaaaataaaataaaaaaaaaccaatgggTATTAGTTTGATTGGCCTATATTTTTAGTGTACTCCTAAGTTGTCATGGGTTCAAATCTCTACGGCACCTGTGTGTATGAGTTCCCTCTTCTCTGCTCCTTAactttgacaaaaagaaaaccaaaaaaaaaaaaaattgaaaacattacGTTATTATTAATTGCAATGCTTTTTCTTATGTCTACGTGTTGCTTTCTCAGTGTCAAATGCAAAATGTtaagtttgaatttgatggcttatgtggaaatttgatattttggaaaaaatttaACTCCATCCGAAATGCCAAacatcatattttttatattatatttttaaaaatacatgaGGCCCATATGATgcataaaatttttaaaaagaacaaatgaTAGTGGGGTCTatgattaaaaaattattaaaataatatttgacatcaagctttttgatatgttattttttcaaatctaTGTATGATTTGACTATTAGGTTGAAGCAACTTTAACCTTTAATTTTTGacatttcatgtccatgtgtagcaatttgacatatcggtTGGAGATGCGCTTAGAACGTTAatcatattttatatattggaGACTTTTTTTTGAATATCAGCTTTAGCCAaccattttatatttattttaaaatccaTTTTACTCTTTGGTTCTTTTGACCATACTTACATCTGTTGAAATGTTACCTTTAAACATTCTTTTAGATTGAAGTATTACTTTCCCTTCAAGAAACATATGTATGTGAGAAATGCCATggcaaaattttttttgctgaGTGCTGGTGTCTGCAGTAAaagcccaaaagaaaaaggagaaactTAAAGAAGTTCATCAAAATGATAAAGCTAACAATTAAAGAAGTTCATCAAATTGATAAacctaatttaaaatttggttaaatttatggacaaaatatatttgggttTTAGTGAACCGATcgcattgaaaaaaaaaaaactaagaatCTTGCTATATTCTTGTCCCAAGCAatcttgttattttcttttattttgtttttgttataaataatGTCGTTTGCCGATTGGTATACAGAAGAATATACTTAGGTCAATTAGCACTACTCTTCCCAATGATTAAGTTAATCAGTCTTTGTTAATCTTGTTAATCATACATTCATCAACGTGTTTTATTGGCATTCTAAGTTACTGAAATTCTATGATGTTTGTGTTCCACCAAAAGAAAGCATGATGTATTAATCATGTCTTAAATGTTTCAccttaaacaaaagaaatagttTGGGTTAATGAATAAGCTTTGGCCATTGACCATGACTCTCTGCTAGATTTGCATCTCATGTTTTCAAATTAGTGGATGTTAAAAAGAAACCGCTGACTGAAAAACCTCCCTAAATCTGGTCGACCTCAAAATTCACTTGTATATCAAAGGTCCCACTTCAACCGACTGCTCCACCCCATTGATGCTAACTTTCTTAAACATATCTTTTCCACCAAGGAAAATGACTCCCACTTGATCATCATACCAATACATTTTCTCAATAACAATTCATCAAATGATGTGCTTTGTGGACGTGTCAAAGTCttatttgttaaaaataaatttagaatagaattaaatttgaataaacGACAGAATAACATATCAGTCgacaaataaaatatagtGAAAACCTTTGGTGTGTGTATGAAAGCTTCCATATTTCTATTGACCATGACACTAAATAACTCCCATTGTATCTCAGCGATCCATCTTGATTCTTGATGATAAGGCTATGTAGATGAATGGTGGGTTGAACACCAGACATTGTtcattcatttcttttcttgttttatttatttatttatttatttctccaATACCATCCTAAACTCcaataaaacaataattaaaaaaacaaaataggacCATGCTTTGCATTTGGGTTTCATTTGCGGTTCATATTACATGCATTTAGTCCTCATTTGATGTCTATTTAAGACATCCAAAGGGTGGAATGCACAACTCAGGAACATAAGGTTTGTAGGGTGGCTTCCGTAGTGTAGCTAATTTACTTTCCCCACACTCCTCAACGCACCAAATCTTGTTTTCCATCAAACCACCACCCTAAAACTTTTCTAATCACCCCAAAATCTTATAAGCTGACACAAAATCTAGGCAATGGCCCCCCCAGAAGTTCCAGTAGATGTGTTCCAGGCCACAAGCAAAGTCTCAACGCTAAGTTCTGCAGCCTATTCTAATAGGGCCTTTGTGACGTTTTTAGCCGGCAATGGCGATTATGTCAAAGGGGTTGTGGGATTGGCAAAGGGTCTTCGCAAAGTGAAGAGTGCGTACCCTCTTGTGGTTGCCATATTGCCTGACGTCCCTGAGGAGCATCGTGAGATCTTAAGGTCTCAGGGTTGTATTGTCCGTGAGATCGAACCAATTTATCCTCCGGAGAACCAAATCAAGTTTGCAATGGCCTACTACGTCATCAACTACTCCAAGCTCCGTATTTGGAATGTAAGTACATACAAGATTACCGCTACTTCGCGTCTATGTTTTTCACGTAGCGATATATgatatgttatgttgttagACTATCAATCCGATTAATCTTATGATTGCAATATTATATGTGCAGTTTGAGGAGTACAGCAAAATGATATATTTGGATGCGGATATCCAAGTGTATGAGAACATAGATCATCTGTTTGACACGCCTGATGGCTACTTCTATGCTGTGATGGACTGCTTCTGTGAGAAAACATGGAGCCACTCACCACAATACAAAGTTGGGTATTGCCAGCAGTGCCCTGATAAGGTTTCATGGCCTGCTGAGTTGGGCTCCCCTCCTCCTCTGTACTTCAACGCCGGGATGTTCGTGTTTGAGCCTAGCCGGTTGACCTATGACAG
This window encodes:
- the LOC18789982 gene encoding galactinol synthase 1; protein product: MAPPEVPVDVFQATSKVSTLSSAAYSNRAFVTFLAGNGDYVKGVVGLAKGLRKVKSAYPLVVAILPDVPEEHREILRSQGCIVREIEPIYPPENQIKFAMAYYVINYSKLRIWNFEEYSKMIYLDADIQVYENIDHLFDTPDGYFYAVMDCFCEKTWSHSPQYKVGYCQQCPDKVSWPAELGSPPPLYFNAGMFVFEPSRLTYDSLLQTLQIVPPTPFAEQDFLNMFFQKTYKPIPLVYNLVLAMLWRHPENVELDKVNVVHYCAAGSKPWRYTGKEANMDREDIKMLVAKWWEVYNDETLDFKAENPADAEEEAFARSSIMASMPEPAISYIPAPSAA
- the LOC18789049 gene encoding phosphatidylinositol 3-kinase, root isoform, with the protein product MSGNEFRFFLSCDINLPVTFRIERLEGTLRPPKSPSSDVDPTSTTEERRAELYVECALYIDGAPFGLPTRTRLESSGPLYCWNELITLSTKYRDLTGHSQLALTVWDVSCGKDEGLVGGATILLFNSKKQLKTGKQKLRLWQGKVADGSFPTSTPGKVPRHERGELERLEKLVNRYERGQIQCVDWLDRLAFKAMERIKERESSRNGSLHLYLVVDFCSFEHRVVFQESGANFLLPSPIASTNDIVTVWDPEVGKINPSEHKQLKLARSLTRGIIDRDLKPSSNERKSIQRILKYPPTRTLSGDERQLLWKFRFSLMSEKRALTKFLRCVEWSDVQEAKQALELMGKWEMIDVCDALELLSPVFESEEVRAYAVSVLERADDEELQCYLLQLVQALRFERSDKSRLSHFLVQRALRNIELASFLRWYVAVELHDPAYAKRFYCTYELLEENMMKLSAGMHGDEDGFKLWQSLVRQTELTAQLCSIMRDVRNVRGNTQKKIEKLRQLLSGLLSELTYFEEPIRSPLAPGVLITGIVPSESSIFKSALHPLRLTFRAANGGNCKIIFKKGDDIRQDQLVVQMVYLMDRLLKLENLDLHLTPYRVLATGQDEGMLEFIPSRSLAQILSEHRSITSYLQKFHPDEHGPFGITATCLETFIKSCAGYSVITYILGIGDRHLDNLLLRDDGRLFHVDFGFILGRDPKPFPPPMKLCKEMVEAMGGAESQYYTRFKSYCCEAYNIIRKSSNLILNLFHLMAGSNIPDIASDPEKGILKLQEKFRLDLDDEACIHFFQDLINESVSALFPQMVETIHRWAQYWR
- the LOC18793691 gene encoding ADP-ribosylation factor 2, whose product is MGLTFTKLFSRLFAKKEMRILMVGLDAAGKTTILYKLKLGEIVTTIPTIGFNVETVEYKNISFTVWDVGGQDKIRPLWRHYFQNTQGLIFVVDSNDRDRVVEARDELHRMLNEDELRDAVLLVFANKQDLPNAMNAAEITDKLGLHSLRQRHWYIQSTCATSGEGLYEGLDWLSNNIANKA